One Hippocampus zosterae strain Florida chromosome 4, ASM2543408v3, whole genome shotgun sequence genomic window carries:
- the tmod2 gene encoding tropomodulin-2: MTLSFKKNLDKYKDLDEDEILNNLSVDELKQLETALEEMDPENALLPAGLRQKNQTAKQATGRFDRERLLKYLEKEALEYKDREDFVPFTGEKKGKAFIPKQKPVETRQENVTTLDPELEEALSSATDTELCDLASILGVHTLVTSNQTYDGTRAKDGYNDVVKGEKMNPVFDEPPNPTNVEETLDRIKRNDASLTEVNLNNIKNIPVPTLKDFAKAMEKNTHVTKFSMAATRSNDPIAVAFSDTLRENKTLRSLNLESNFITSAGMQSLIDSLRDNDTLTEIKIDNQRQQLGTNVEMEIAKMLEENNSIVKFGYHFTKQGPRSRAAAAITKNNDLVRRRRVEGDQ, encoded by the exons ATGACGTTGTCATTCAAAAAGAACCTGGACAAGTACAAGGATCTGGATGAAGATGAGATCCTTAACAATTTGTCGGTGGATGAGCTCAAACAGCTGGAGACGGCCCTGGAGGAGATGGACCCAGAG AATGCACTTCTTCCGGCGGGTTTACGTCAAAAGAACCAAACCGCAAAGCAAGCCACGGGAAGGTTTGACAGAGAGCGCCTCCTCAAATACCTGGAGAAGGAAGCCCTGGAGTACAAGGACAGAGAGGATTTTGTACCCTTCACAGGGGAGAAGAAAG GCAAAGCATTTATTCCTAAACAGAAACCAGTAGAAACACGACAGGAGAATGTCACAACCCTTGACCCAGAATTGGAGGAGGCCCTGTCCAGTGCCACGGATACTGAACTCTGTGATCTTGCAT CAATCTTGGGTGTTCACACGCTTGTAACCAGCAATCAGACGTATGACGGAACTAGAGCGAAAGATGGCTACAACG ATGTGGTTAAAGGGGAGAAGATGAACCCCGTGTTCGACGAGCCCCCCAATCCAACGAACGTGGAAGAAACACTGGACAGGATCAAGCGCAACGATGCCTCCTTAactgaggtcaacctgaacaacatTAAG AACATCCCCGTCCCCACTCTCAAAGACTTTGCCAAAGCCATGGAGAAGAACACACACGTAACCAAGTTCAGCATGGCAGCCACACGGAGTAACGACCCCATTGCTGTG GCCTTCAGCGACACACTGAGGGAGAACAAGACACTGCGAAGTTTGAACTTGGAATCCAACTTCATCACCAGCGCTGGAATGCAGTCGCTGATTGACTCCTTGCGAGATAATGACACACTCACGGAGATCAAGATAGACAACCAG AGGCAACAGCTGGGTACCAATGTAGAAATGGAAATCGCTAAAATGTTGGAGGAGAACAACAGCATCGTGAAGTTTGGCTACCACTTCACCAAGCAGGGGCCTCGCTCTCGAGCAGCCGCCGCCATCACCAAGAACAATGACCTAG TTCGCAGGAGGCGAGTGGAAGGAGACCAGTAG